A single region of the Leptodactylus fuscus isolate aLepFus1 chromosome 5, aLepFus1.hap2, whole genome shotgun sequence genome encodes:
- the SNUPN gene encoding snurportin-1 has translation MDALTEALAGSFAVSSDLNSTSAPHPRLAQYKGKYSSLEQSERRRKLLELQKLKRLDYINHARRLAAGDWTDQDEEKDDDGKHKDDVEDSEDMDVEPCKKLPRHYANQIMLSEWLIEIPPDLADLWLLVVCPTGKRSLVVASRGSTAAYTKSGYCVNRFPSLLPGGNRHNSASGKDYTILDCIYNEESRTYYVLDVMCWRGHPVYDCQTDFRFYWLQSKLQEEDKLSNISKVNPFKFVGLQNFPCSLESIQSVLVQTYPYKVDGLLFYHKHTHYTPGSTPLVGWLRPYMAPEILGFPAPPSPLTEKPAYAQEQMRQILEHKKDGKGAAEGGRYELEHLSTIPSS, from the exons ATGGATGCCCTTACAGAGGCCCTTGCAGGAAGTTTTGCCGTTTCTTCTGACCTCAATAGTACATCAGCTCCTCATCCAAGATTAGCTCAATATAAAGGCAAATACAGCTCTCTGGAGCAGAGCGAGCGCAGGAGGAAACTTCTAGAactgcaaaaatt GAAGCGATTAGACTATATAAACCATGCCCGTCGGCTTGCAGCTGGGGATTGGACAGACCAAGATGAAGAGAAAGATGATGATGGAAAACACAAAGATGACGTAGAGGACTCTGAGGACATGGATGTGGAGCCTTGCAAAAAATTACCTCGACATTATGCTAACCAG ATTATGCTTTCTGAATGGCTAATAGAAATTCCTCCAGACCTAGCTGATCTTTGGCTGCTTGTGGTCTGCCCTACAGGAAAACGTTCTTTGGTTGTTGCTTCTCGG GGTTCTACTGCAGCCTATACAAAAAGTGGGTATTGCGTGAACAGGTTTCCATCACTATTACCAGGAGGAAACCGGCATAATAGTGCCAGTGGTAAAG ACTACACTATTctagactgtatatataatgaGGAGTCTCGAACTTACTACGTGTTGGATGTCATGTGTTGGAGAGGACACCCAGTGTATGACTGCCAA ACTGACTTTCGCTTTTACTGGCTCCAGTCCAAACTGCAGGAAGAAGATAAGTTGAGTAATATTTCCAAGGTCAACCCA TTCAAGTTTGTTGGCCTACAGAATTTCCCCTGCTCTCTGGAATCCATTCAAAGTGTTCTTGTACAAACCTATCCCTACAAG GTGGATGGCCTGCTATTTTACCACAAACATACACACTATACTCCAGGTAGTACTCCGCTGGTTGGGTGGTTACGTCCTTATATGGCACCTGAAATTCTAGGATTTCCTGCCCCACCCAGTCCCCTCACAGAAAAGCCAGCGTATGCACAAGAGCAAATGCGGCAGATTCTTGAACACAAAAAAGATGGGAAAGGAGCAGCTGAGGGTGGACGTTATGAATTGGAACATCTGTCGACAATACCTTCATCTTAA